The proteins below come from a single Torulaspora delbrueckii CBS 1146 chromosome 5, complete genome genomic window:
- the TDEL0E00320 gene encoding uncharacterized protein — protein MKLTSLSLLAFTALGESLAAPVLNSNSSIELETSLAEQFVSWPEPTFPKLYHTCNTTNTRMLNSAFKDSVEATAVAKRRLLKFGVDDAYYKRWFGDGSIFSVMGVLDHLIESSKEGVLFRCDDIDGLCAENPDYYAGHHRESAPSETVICDYYYRSKRPLSTVCFDGTITDVGPTHYAGIDLLHRYLHVPSMNLDFVGEFAEDLEEILEYAESNSTYAVRNADSYLYYIADVYTSSVVPGGCLGDI, from the coding sequence ATGAAACTAACCTCGCTCTCGTTACTCGCTTTTACGGCCCTTGGTGAATCCTTAGCCGCTCCTGTCCTTAattccaattcttcgattgaacttgaaactTCTTTAGCGGAGCAATTCGTTTCATGGCCTGAACCAACCTTCCCAAAACTTTACCACACTTGCAACACTACTAACACAAGAATGTTGAATTctgctttcaaagactctGTTGAAGCTACTGCCGTTGCTAAGAGGAGGCTTCTTAAATTTGGTGTCGATGACGCCTACTACAAAAGGTGGTTCGGAGACGGAAGTATCTTCAGCGTCATGGGTGTTTTAGATCATTTGATTGAATCTTCTAAAGAAGGCGTTTTGTTTAGATGTGATGACATCGATGGCCTATGTGCCGAGAATCCTGACTACTACGCAGGTCATCACCGTGAGTCTGCTCCTTCGGAGACTGTGATCTGTGATTATTACTACAGGTCGAAGAGACCATTGTCTACGGTTTGTTTTGATGGTACTATCACAGATGTCGGCCCAACGCATTACGCTGGTATCGATTTATTACACCGTTACTTGCATGTGCCAAGTATGAACTTGGATTTCGTCGGTGAATTTGCTGAAGATTTagaagagattttggagTATGCAGAAAGTAACTCGACCTACGCTGTGAGAAATGCGGATAGCTACTTATACTATATCGCTGATGTTTACACCTCTTCAGTGGTCCCTGGTGGATGTCTTGGTGACATTTAA
- the TDEL0E00330 gene encoding homeobox domain-containing protein, whose amino-acid sequence MLNMLNDKFIHMQQKTYIEGNACIGGSEQSVTDRSSKSTSLETDISVTSSTVTRKRLSDEVRLLLERLYERKRALNSKERHLVAKVCGLSPRQVRVWFANKRRRANAAYNRN is encoded by the exons ATGCTTAATATGCTCAATGATAAATTCATTCACATGCAACAAAAGACTTACATCGAAGGAAATGCGTGTATTGGCGGAAGTGAGCAAAGTGTAACGGACCgttcttccaaatcaacCTCTCTCGAAACTGATATATCTGTAACCAGCTCAACAGTAACTAGAAAGCGGCTTTCTGATGAGGTTCGTTTGCTTCTGGAACGTTTGTATGAGAGGAAGAGAGCTCtaaattccaaagaaagacaTCTTGTAGCTAAAGTGTGCGGCCTATCTCCTCGGCAGGTCCGTGTATGG TTTGCAAACAAGCGTAGAAGGGCCAATGCAGCTTATAATCGAAATTGA
- the TDEL0E00340 gene encoding uncharacterized protein, which yields MVCVSECTLPKAGLEYTDESKDFVFFRLGDKKQANSVKFTFVGQKVFKTNQLAEFNLSDEGTKKKDSQTLITRPRNCFIIMRTLIHNVIIRCLEKCDISSLKHVSAITSQLWGKNDGIFQLYFELLSQFEEHWHLNIYPEYRYHKVNKISRQLENKLVYQNMLNRMRYFTASSLLSKLEGILTFPVASAADTAVDATAAAEIPTAAEPFSSTYTYFSLSFHQSGVKHQYHPRQQHRQVINSTVRVGKTQQQDFASPQERKSFDALHNKRPRADSVDDGKLNRKNRCKAVTQETLCDRIKFGLPKRNGRSPLSLERARKSNTSRSKESLNQEQNALKTVTTSAQTDPTDSTRKCSALFSHGRIPVSQQTFFKSMPFKDVQSTSVPSTMASSTQLPGSNVNSLRKNPKRVYSKPQCMVGSKQRLDVQDLYLEKKPIIVLSSDQPYND from the coding sequence ATGGTTTGCGTATCCGAGTGTACACTTCCCAAGGCAGGCCTCGAATACACTGATGAGAGCAAGGATTTTGTATTCTTCAGGTTGGGAGATAAGAAGCAGGCAAACTCTGTCAAGTTTACATTTGTGGGGCAGAAGGTTTTTAAAACAAACCAATTGGCTGAATTCAATCTCTCTGATGAGGGGACCAAAAAGAAAGATTCACAAACGTTAATAACAAGACCGCGTAACTGTTTCATTATCATGCGTACTTTGATTCATAATGTTATTATCCGCTGTCTCGAAAAGTGTGACATATCTTCGTTGAAACATGTATCTGCAATCACTTCACAACTATGGGGGAAGAATGATGGAATATTTCAGCTATactttgagcttctttcacaatttgaagagcacTGGCATCTAAACATTTATCCTGAGTATCGTTACCATAAGGTCAATAAAATAAGTCGGCAACTGGAAAATAAGCTCGTGTATCAGAATATGTTAAATCGAATGCGCTATTTTACAGCTTCTTCGCTGTTATCTAAATTGGAAGGTATTTTAACATTCCCGGTTGCGTCTGCCGCGGATACTGCTGTTGATGCCACTGCTGCTGCGGAGATCCCCACTGCGGCTGAACCGTTCAGTTCCACCTATACCTATTTTTCATTGTCATTCCATCAAAGCGGCGTAAAGCATCAATACCATCCTCGCCAACAACACCGCCAGGTGATAAATAGTACGGTTCGGGTCGGGAAGACCCAACAACAAGACTTCGCAAGTCCTCAAGAGCGGAAATCCTTTGACGCTCTCCACAACAAGCGTCCAAGAGCTGATAGCGTCGATGATGGCAAATTGAACCGGAAGAATAGGTGTAAGGCCGTTACACAAGAAACTCTGTGTGATCGTATCAAATTCGGCCTTCCCAAGAGAAATGGCCGCTCTCCCTTGTCACTGGAGAGAGCTAGAAAATCCAACACCTCAAGATCTAAGGAATCATTAAACCAAGAACagaatgctttgaagactgTAACTACATCCGCACAAACAGATCCTACCGATTCTACAAGAAAGTGCTCCGCGCTTTTTAGCCATGGAAGAATACCTGTCTCCCAAcaaaccttcttcaagtccatgcctttcaaagacgtTCAAAGTACCAGCGTTCCTTCTACGATGGCCTCTTCAACCCAACTCCCCGGAAGTAACGTGAATAGCCTGCGTAAAAATCCCAAAAGGGTTTATTCAAAGCCTCAGTGTATGGTTGGGTCTAAACAACGTCTGGACGTTCAAGACCTTTACCTAGAGAAGAAACCCATCATTGTATTATCTTCCGATCAGCCGTACAATGACTAA
- the SIR1 gene encoding Sir1p — protein sequence MPVYPVIYGPKGQLTVIDGFVVKLTTQKNDERNGSETQDPDTTQKIRALQSAFQCESLRRLQHVSSNFVVTNNSMLFEVVTEKEYIMFVNSKGRFYCRKIHHSKATHVAIAIRMTRKRGQRTSKYVVYGKPLNIHSIETSVLLKQQEKDLENYRRESPGNLPTPEIKHEEVNFKIKVITEEELMKLSKISPTAIAKESSPRYANHVRNSLAHFKETLFQYCLQRSLIKLERMIKVLLEFPNLAQHSTKITTLHKECQVLTQHNVSLAHDRLFDSCFGSATNQPSGSIKSSSHGTPVDRCEILPKHTMTSEHQLAQDTGGTGRRGAGRLSAKRREPRPVTKRRKSHLEDSSELLADRMQEVSSKNFNTSQGDKGASIEADDLLVKIQDPLSHHCPKINYSLAGHDLAVSSKPKALEQIRLSAKGGEPSTEQLIRRIQIFCGYPEQRLLYVETFDLLVRKATASFDKR from the coding sequence ATGCCAGTATATCCGGTCATATATGGGCCTAAGGGCCAACTCACTGTCATAGATGGGTTTGTAGTTAAATTAACCACGCAGAAGAACGATGAGCGAAATGGGAGCGAAACACAAGATCCTGATACAACCCAAAAGATAAGGGCCTTACAGAGTGCATTTCAGTGCGAATCATTGCGAAGATTACAACATGTGAGCTCAAACTTCGTTGTGACGAACAACAGCATGCTTTTCGAAGTGGTGACGGAGAAGGAGTACATCATGTTTGTGAATAGCAAGGGAAGATTTTACTGCCGAAAGATTCATCATAGTAAAGCTACACACGTTGCAATAGCTATACGAATGACACGGAAGAGAGGCCAAAGAACTTCGAAATATGTGGTGTATGGAAAGCCATTAAATATTCACAGTATAGAAACATCTGTGTTATTAAAACAGCAGGAGAAAGACTTGGAGAACTATCGCAGAGAGAGCCCTGGAAATTTGCCAACCCCTGAGATCAAGCACGAGGAGGTtaatttcaaaatcaaagtgATTACCGAAGAAGAGTTAATGAAATTGAGCAAGATCTCCCCAACCGCAATAGCCAAAGAGAGTTCACCTAGGTACGCAAACCATGTACGAAATTCGCTAGctcatttcaaagaaaccttATTCCAGTACTGCTTGCAAAGAAGCCTAATCAAGCTGGAAAGGATGATAAAggttcttcttgaatttccaAACCTTGCGCAGCACTCTACAAAAATTACAACGTTACATAAAGAGTGTCAAGTTTTAACTCAGCATAATGTGTCACTTGCGCATGACAGACTATTTGACTCCTGTTTTGGAAGCGCTACGAATCAACCTAGTGGTTCAATTAAGTCGTCGAGCCATGGCACACCAGTGGACCGATGCGAGATACTACCCAAGCATACGATGACATCAGAGCACCAGCTTGCACAGGACACTGGTGGCACAGGGCGAAGGGGAGCCGGGCGCCTCTCGGCAAAAAGAAGGGAGCCCAGACCTGTAACTAAACGGCGCAAATCCCATTTAGAGGACAGTTCCGAACTTTTAGCGGATAGAATGCAAGAGGTCTCTTCTAAGAACTTCAATACGTCACAAGGTGATAAAGGAGCATCGATTGAAGCGGACGACTTGCTGGTTAAGATTCAGGATCCTTTGTCGCACCACTGCCCTAAAATAAATTATAGTCTTGCCGGTCATGATCTTGCCGTCTCTTCTAAGCCAAAGGCTCTTGAACAAATAAGACTTTCTGCTAAAGGAGGAGAGCCTTCAACAGAACAGTTGATCAGGCGAATACAAATATTTTGTGGCTATCCGGAGCAAAGACTGCTTTATGTGGAAACTTTCGATCTGTTAGTTAGAAAAGCTACCGCTTCTTTCGACAAGCGTTAG